One genomic window of Leptospira perdikensis includes the following:
- a CDS encoding class I SAM-dependent methyltransferase, producing MKNVWDEHYERPKSKLAFPDENLVRLLSRIQPKNRNALDFGCGSGRHCYLLQNEGYKVTGCDTAKTTIDLLNGESSPIRFLHTPDTNLPFSPKEFGLILSWGVFHYNRREDAKKLLLSLYDSLDTGGYLLGSIRADGDTHLGLSKGKMNLSDLSGGYAETYSLGDLKEFLSVFSNLSIGYSERTPLGKLEERICHWFFLAEK from the coding sequence GCCTTTCCGGATGAAAATTTAGTCCGCCTTTTATCACGAATCCAACCCAAAAATCGGAATGCTCTAGACTTTGGTTGTGGATCCGGCAGGCATTGTTACCTATTACAAAATGAAGGTTACAAAGTTACCGGATGTGACACCGCAAAAACCACCATTGATCTGTTAAATGGAGAATCCTCACCCATTCGTTTTCTGCACACTCCAGATACCAACCTACCGTTTTCTCCCAAAGAATTTGGCCTCATCTTAAGTTGGGGGGTGTTTCATTACAATAGACGAGAAGATGCGAAAAAACTCCTGTTATCCTTGTATGATTCTTTGGATACAGGTGGTTATCTTTTGGGTTCGATCCGAGCTGATGGAGATACCCACTTAGGTCTTTCGAAAGGAAAAATGAATTTATCTGACTTAAGCGGTGGTTATGCGGAGACCTACTCTCTCGGTGATTTAAAGGAATTCCTTTCGGTTTTTTCCAATCTATCCATTGGGTATTCAGAACGTACACCACTTGGAAAGTTAGAAGAACGAATTTGCCACTGGTTTTTCCTTGCTGAAAAATAA
- a CDS encoding class I SAM-dependent methyltransferase has product MNPNPSLSENCPLDQTNDWRPLYTTTGKYSGLSIVECTHCKLQALFPRPNQKELYGQDYYQGKAEYTYIDERENKKFFQYVWKARVRNIKKFVKTGNFLDIGSSFGGFLESARDGGFSVQGVEISEYASHYANENGIPTFNGSLAEAKFPNNHFSVITMVEVIEHIENPNLFFKELTRILKPGGLLLLQTANFDGWQAKKEGPNYHYYMPGHVFYYTDRILKNILTNLDFSRFVSYFGVDFPLLAKLQKSRGSFKNWKDYLQWLRISYYHFQSKWKKNGFPLTSSYVLYAFKK; this is encoded by the coding sequence ATGAATCCTAACCCTTCCTTGAGTGAAAACTGCCCTCTCGACCAAACAAACGATTGGCGCCCCTTATACACAACAACAGGAAAATATTCAGGGTTATCGATTGTTGAATGTACTCATTGTAAACTCCAGGCACTCTTCCCCAGACCCAATCAAAAAGAATTATATGGACAGGACTATTATCAAGGTAAAGCAGAGTATACTTACATAGATGAAAGAGAAAATAAAAAATTCTTTCAGTATGTTTGGAAAGCAAGAGTTCGTAATATAAAAAAATTTGTAAAGACTGGGAACTTTTTAGATATAGGATCTTCTTTTGGAGGTTTTTTGGAATCGGCAAGGGACGGTGGATTTTCGGTTCAAGGGGTAGAAATTTCGGAGTACGCTTCTCATTATGCAAATGAAAACGGAATCCCTACCTTTAACGGAAGTTTAGCTGAAGCAAAATTTCCAAATAACCACTTCAGTGTGATAACTATGGTGGAAGTGATTGAACATATAGAAAATCCAAATCTCTTTTTCAAAGAACTGACACGGATATTAAAACCAGGCGGCCTCCTCCTACTTCAGACAGCCAATTTCGATGGCTGGCAAGCCAAAAAAGAAGGTCCAAATTATCATTATTATATGCCTGGCCATGTGTTTTATTACACAGACAGAATCCTAAAAAATATATTGACGAACCTTGATTTTAGTCGTTTTGTATCTTACTTCGGAGTGGATTTTCCATTACTTGCGAAACTACAAAAATCAAGAGGATCTTTCAAAAATTGGAAAGACTACCTCCAGTGGTTACGCATTTCGTATTACCATTTTCAGTCAAAATGGAAAAAAAATGGATTCCCCCTCACTTCAAGTTACGTTTTGTACGCTTTTAAAAAATAG
- a CDS encoding YhjD/YihY/BrkB family envelope integrity protein, protein MNDTIKTPLLVRLTAIPEKKGWKRKLILSIRVLLVSVHRFMKDDCLIIGSSLAYTTIVTLIPTLTVALALITVASGIQTRQGEMVDEINSYLLRNNIQFDISPYLDTLTDIISTASQIGAVGFVVFIFSATAVLRSLEKAFHIIWKIDLHRNFINKFVFYFFLISFGPLLFVVGKNITDKISDSVRPPHLKSIVSTKHGELWVAGEKGNIGTIKELNKSVSFIPSSSIDFENMLCIDFETVETGTCKKPDISKENFFRIRSVGNDLFTISEEGSFLYSNDLGKTWKLHSLKGIAVSDFGAIDYDTLFILTQDTRTLRYEIGKTLKEIKRFTDPAITPIRVRFFSEKDGFILDREGRLWKTSDGGTTFFPQEISQKPLNDIAFLNRNVGFLVGDNGAIFKTTDGGYTWSDLSHRKYSYERVWMFASPKKQDFDIFILTSLGDILLSEDEGENWSTAYKGKAGMILDMILISKKTNEPEVLTDGTILPTEDSIEIETQVEAESLNESMLGIVGVGEFNKIIRVEDDSKGQTIWKKYQGGKRFFSLYSIFQILLPLLALWLFFLLIFNIIPNTKVPLKASSIGAAITGIILIIFFWGFINIYLTSFTEKTMLVYKALAAIPIALLAIYSISLIILYGAEVTATLQFPDRYLLPKHPFDDIDSNLSYEFYKTIQVLALTYDHQSKNGELIKLSVLRKTLLMPEKDLTEILEKLNNTKFIEITEDKRIAPVKLKEQIDLVSLYENTSSFKLGAPKELTSVSPKLNESLGQLEGKLKEELKKISFKDLI, encoded by the coding sequence ATGAATGATACAATCAAAACTCCCTTACTTGTCCGACTCACTGCCATTCCAGAAAAGAAGGGTTGGAAAAGAAAACTCATCTTAAGCATTCGAGTTTTACTAGTATCTGTACATAGGTTTATGAAAGACGATTGCCTTATCATTGGTTCCAGTCTTGCGTATACAACGATTGTCACCCTCATCCCTACTCTGACAGTAGCCCTCGCCCTAATTACAGTGGCTTCTGGAATCCAAACGCGACAAGGGGAAATGGTAGATGAAATCAATTCCTATCTTCTTCGTAATAATATTCAATTTGATATCTCTCCGTATTTGGATACTCTCACCGATATTATTTCCACAGCTTCCCAAATTGGAGCGGTTGGTTTTGTTGTATTTATTTTTTCAGCAACCGCTGTTTTACGTTCTTTAGAAAAAGCCTTCCATATCATTTGGAAAATTGACCTTCATAGAAACTTTATTAACAAATTTGTATTTTATTTCTTTCTGATCTCTTTTGGTCCCCTTCTCTTTGTCGTCGGTAAAAACATTACCGACAAAATTTCTGATTCTGTTCGGCCACCGCATTTAAAATCAATCGTTTCGACAAAACATGGGGAATTGTGGGTTGCTGGGGAAAAAGGAAATATTGGAACCATTAAAGAATTAAATAAATCCGTATCCTTCATTCCAAGTTCGAGTATCGATTTCGAAAACATGCTCTGTATTGATTTTGAAACAGTAGAAACAGGTACATGCAAAAAACCTGATATCTCAAAAGAAAATTTTTTCCGAATTCGCAGTGTGGGAAACGATCTTTTTACCATTTCCGAAGAAGGATCTTTTTTGTATTCGAATGATCTTGGGAAAACTTGGAAACTCCATTCTCTCAAAGGAATTGCAGTCTCTGACTTTGGCGCGATTGATTATGATACTTTATTCATCCTCACACAAGACACTCGCACCCTCCGATATGAAATCGGAAAAACATTAAAAGAAATCAAAAGGTTCACTGATCCTGCCATCACTCCCATCCGCGTTCGTTTCTTTTCTGAAAAAGATGGATTTATTTTAGACCGAGAAGGCCGGCTTTGGAAAACAAGTGATGGAGGAACCACCTTCTTTCCCCAAGAGATTTCGCAAAAACCACTGAATGACATTGCGTTTCTCAACAGAAACGTAGGTTTCCTCGTGGGCGACAATGGTGCTATTTTCAAAACCACTGATGGTGGTTATACATGGTCTGACCTAAGCCACAGAAAATATTCATACGAACGAGTTTGGATGTTTGCTTCTCCGAAAAAACAGGACTTCGATATCTTTATTTTAACTTCGTTAGGTGATATTCTTTTGTCAGAAGATGAAGGAGAAAACTGGTCTACAGCTTACAAAGGAAAAGCGGGAATGATTCTCGACATGATCCTTATCTCAAAAAAAACGAACGAACCAGAAGTTTTAACAGATGGAACTATTTTACCTACAGAAGACAGTATCGAAATTGAAACACAAGTCGAAGCAGAATCATTAAACGAAAGTATGCTTGGTATTGTTGGGGTTGGAGAATTCAATAAAATCATTCGTGTGGAAGATGATTCCAAAGGCCAAACCATTTGGAAAAAATACCAAGGAGGAAAACGATTTTTCTCTCTTTATTCCATCTTTCAAATTCTACTTCCCCTGCTTGCACTTTGGTTGTTCTTTTTGTTAATTTTTAATATCATTCCGAATACCAAAGTTCCGCTCAAAGCCTCCTCTATCGGAGCTGCCATTACCGGGATCATTCTCATCATTTTCTTTTGGGGATTTATTAATATTTACCTAACATCCTTTACCGAAAAAACAATGTTAGTGTATAAGGCACTTGCCGCTATCCCGATTGCTCTACTTGCTATTTACTCGATTTCTCTCATCATTCTTTATGGTGCTGAAGTGACCGCAACTTTGCAGTTCCCTGATCGATATCTACTTCCCAAACATCCGTTTGATGATATAGACAGTAATCTTTCCTATGAGTTTTATAAAACCATTCAAGTTCTGGCTCTGACTTACGACCACCAATCAAAAAATGGGGAACTGATTAAACTTTCGGTTCTAAGGAAGACACTTCTGATGCCAGAAAAAGATTTAACGGAGATTTTAGAAAAATTAAACAATACAAAGTTCATTGAGATTACAGAAGACAAACGAATTGCTCCCGTAAAACTCAAAGAACAAATTGATCTCGTATCTCTCTACGAAAATACATCTAGTTTTAAATTGGGAGCTCCCAAAGAACTCACCAGTGTATCCCCTAAACTCAATGAAAGCTTGGGACAACTGGAAGGAAAATTAAAAGAAGAACTAAAAAAGATTTCTTTTAAAGATTTGATTTAG
- a CDS encoding rod-binding protein, with amino-acid sequence MDIHKIQDYSNRLSRSQDESILNRMKSYSDETKTAKKEGMSDFQNLLETHEEIMGKVSSSSLRVPQNIREEIKEDPYRKKLYDASVEFESVFVKMMLKEMKNTIHKEKMIDGGYAEEIFEDMLYDEYAKNISQNESMGLAEEIYKQMSASLPPVKKNPYF; translated from the coding sequence ATGGACATTCACAAAATCCAAGACTATTCGAATCGTCTTAGCCGTTCCCAGGACGAATCCATCCTGAACCGGATGAAATCCTATTCGGATGAAACAAAAACTGCCAAAAAAGAAGGTATGTCCGATTTTCAGAACCTACTCGAAACACATGAAGAAATCATGGGGAAGGTGAGTTCTTCTTCTCTCCGAGTTCCGCAAAACATTCGTGAGGAGATCAAAGAAGATCCTTATAGAAAAAAACTCTATGATGCCTCCGTGGAATTTGAATCTGTTTTTGTGAAGATGATGCTCAAAGAAATGAAAAACACCATTCACAAAGAGAAAATGATCGATGGTGGTTATGCAGAAGAAATTTTTGAAGATATGCTTTATGATGAGTATGCTAAAAATATCTCCCAGAACGAATCGATGGGACTTGCAGAAGAGATTTACAAACAGATGTCAGCTTCTCTTCCGCCAGTAAAAAAGAATCCTTATTTTTAG
- a CDS encoding flagellar basal body P-ring protein FlgI encodes MAMTVLNRNVSNLEFAKKDFQFFGNPFVAVIVFLFATLPSFAVETRLKDLVRIDAVRENQLTGFGLVVGLNGTGDTKNPLTEEALQNYLAGLGVNTKKNLRDAKNTASVLITANVPVNLKEGDKIDVLVSSLGDARSLEGGVLLQSPLKAGNGEIIAVASGVLAFGGKEKKRGGADKKSGSNTALVPMGAILEKSVPNAPVTKSVKLTLLEKDYTTMGAIVDAITAELAVVPEVVSPTEVLVPLPLKTSGQNPSGEMAAGEPKLDLAFLAKLENLTVNSSPVARVVINERTGTIVMGANIAIDEVAISQQGLTIQIANRDKSRYFFPIQDEGKGESVFVLKETTQVSDVVGALNKVGASTRDIISILEALKKQGALKAELVIQ; translated from the coding sequence GTGGCAATGACTGTTTTGAATCGAAATGTATCTAACCTAGAGTTCGCCAAAAAAGATTTTCAATTTTTTGGAAATCCATTTGTTGCTGTTATTGTTTTCCTTTTTGCGACTCTCCCTAGTTTTGCGGTTGAAACAAGACTAAAAGATTTGGTGCGGATTGACGCCGTTCGTGAAAACCAACTCACAGGATTTGGTCTTGTGGTAGGTCTTAACGGAACAGGAGATACAAAAAATCCACTCACCGAAGAAGCCTTACAGAATTATTTGGCCGGTCTTGGTGTGAATACTAAAAAGAACTTAAGAGATGCTAAAAATACTGCGTCTGTTCTCATCACTGCCAATGTTCCGGTAAATCTTAAAGAAGGGGATAAAATAGATGTCTTAGTTTCTTCCCTCGGTGATGCACGTTCTCTTGAAGGAGGAGTTCTTTTACAATCTCCTTTAAAAGCCGGGAATGGGGAAATCATTGCCGTTGCTTCCGGCGTACTCGCGTTTGGTGGAAAAGAGAAAAAACGAGGAGGGGCTGATAAAAAATCAGGATCCAATACGGCTCTTGTTCCTATGGGTGCGATTTTAGAAAAATCGGTTCCTAATGCTCCTGTGACTAAATCAGTCAAACTCACACTTCTAGAAAAAGATTATACAACGATGGGTGCGATTGTGGATGCCATTACTGCCGAACTTGCGGTGGTTCCAGAAGTGGTTTCTCCGACCGAAGTCCTTGTTCCCCTGCCATTAAAAACCTCAGGTCAAAATCCCAGTGGGGAAATGGCAGCCGGAGAGCCCAAACTCGATTTGGCCTTCCTTGCGAAATTAGAAAACCTAACTGTGAATTCTTCACCCGTGGCTCGTGTGGTGATCAACGAAAGGACGGGGACCATTGTGATGGGTGCTAATATTGCCATCGATGAAGTGGCCATTTCCCAACAAGGACTCACCATCCAAATTGCGAACCGAGACAAGTCTCGATATTTTTTCCCCATCCAAGATGAGGGAAAGGGTGAATCCGTTTTTGTTTTAAAAGAAACCACGCAAGTTTCGGATGTGGTGGGTGCTTTGAATAAAGTCGGAGCTTCGACTCGGGATATTATCTCGATTTTAGAGGCCTTAAAAAAACAAGGGGCCTTAAAAGCAGAACTTGTGATTCAGTAA
- a CDS encoding flagellar basal body L-ring protein FlgH, whose product MKPNRHLDSKLIPHSNLDRKAEFKTNFQVRSSIGRSILIFLFEFLFIGILTFTGLTVFAADSLWKDKDPYSYPKTIQPGTVVKVVLKNGLRVEYESEYKATFDNDIKTVPDKKLVPDLPTYNSNSTYMRSKVGKSKSQGKVVGVMAVLVTGIDPGTGNLELEGSKVFNLSEERINLRLSGTISPEDLDKNRFISSDLIANLRVEYQGTLNPKELTNPNIQMKRITNPDGTVTEKAELSEPEKQEIILKNIKRLLGESE is encoded by the coding sequence ATGAAACCAAATAGGCATTTAGATTCAAAATTAATTCCGCATTCGAATTTAGATCGGAAGGCAGAATTCAAAACAAATTTTCAGGTTCGATCTTCTATCGGAAGAAGTATCCTGATATTTTTATTCGAATTTCTTTTCATCGGCATTTTAACTTTCACAGGGCTAACCGTATTTGCAGCGGATTCTCTTTGGAAAGACAAAGACCCTTACTCTTATCCTAAAACCATCCAACCAGGAACTGTGGTAAAGGTCGTTTTAAAAAATGGACTTCGTGTGGAGTATGAGTCCGAATACAAAGCTACTTTTGATAATGATATCAAAACCGTTCCTGATAAAAAGTTAGTCCCTGATCTTCCAACTTATAACTCGAATTCCACATATATGAGATCCAAAGTAGGAAAATCCAAATCCCAAGGAAAAGTTGTGGGAGTGATGGCAGTCCTTGTCACTGGCATTGATCCAGGAACCGGGAATTTGGAGCTGGAAGGAAGTAAGGTATTTAATTTATCGGAAGAAAGAATTAACCTTCGTTTGTCGGGAACCATTTCTCCGGAAGATTTAGACAAAAATCGTTTTATTTCAAGTGATCTGATTGCAAACCTAAGAGTGGAATACCAAGGAACTCTAAATCCAAAAGAACTCACAAATCCCAATATTCAAATGAAACGGATCACAAACCCCGACGGAACGGTAACCGAAAAAGCGGAACTGTCGGAACCAGAAAAACAAGAAATCATTTTAAAGAATATCAAACGACTCTTAGGTGAAAGTGAGTAA
- the flgA gene encoding flagellar basal body P-ring formation chaperone FlgA: MKVWFLFFFSLVLSLPVLAKEKDFRLYLKPKTIVGAGEVRLSDFTNWKGNWNPIVFQNLQSPKILTPESLVDVLNSIHTKETGESVSFEVMGNLGILLPKTTSVPKKDLERSLWQNLKESVEQTIGEDGESFRLSSEKDSLQVISGTKLVWRNTGRTLHGGKRLFPLDYYYEGKMVHSESVPFLIEEKKKAYFTKREIPAKTVLTEEDVEIRTFFTADHNREYVEESPVGKTALGALASDMTIEKKQVRTLHTIERGQEVQLVYTTGNLLLKIKTRALASGNRGDEISVLNLASQKIIKARVQDEGICLLEEI, encoded by the coding sequence ATGAAAGTTTGGTTCCTATTCTTTTTTAGTTTGGTTCTTTCTTTGCCTGTTTTGGCAAAGGAAAAAGATTTTCGGCTCTACCTAAAACCCAAAACCATTGTGGGCGCAGGGGAAGTTCGTCTATCTGATTTTACCAACTGGAAAGGAAATTGGAACCCTATTGTTTTTCAGAATTTACAATCACCAAAAATTCTAACACCGGAATCCTTAGTGGATGTTTTGAATTCGATTCATACAAAAGAAACGGGCGAGTCTGTATCATTTGAAGTGATGGGTAACCTTGGGATTTTACTCCCTAAAACCACTTCTGTTCCTAAAAAAGATCTAGAACGTTCTCTTTGGCAAAACTTGAAAGAATCCGTAGAACAAACAATCGGTGAAGATGGAGAATCCTTCCGATTGAGTTCTGAAAAAGATTCTCTACAAGTTATCTCTGGAACCAAACTTGTTTGGAGAAATACGGGTCGCACCCTTCATGGAGGAAAAAGGCTTTTTCCTTTGGATTATTATTATGAAGGAAAAATGGTTCATTCGGAATCGGTTCCCTTTCTGATTGAAGAAAAGAAAAAAGCCTATTTTACGAAAAGAGAAATTCCCGCAAAAACAGTGTTAACTGAGGAAGACGTAGAAATCCGCACTTTTTTCACAGCAGACCATAACCGTGAGTATGTGGAAGAAAGTCCTGTCGGAAAAACGGCACTTGGGGCGCTCGCGAGCGATATGACAATTGAAAAAAAACAAGTCCGAACCCTTCACACCATTGAAAGGGGACAAGAAGTACAACTTGTTTACACCACGGGTAATCTCTTATTAAAAATTAAAACAAGAGCTCTGGCATCGGGAAATCGTGGAGATGAGATATCTGTCCTCAACTTAGCTTCTCAAAAAATCATCAAGGCCCGTGTTCAAGACGAAGGGATCTGCCTTCTCGAAGAGATTTGA
- the flgG gene encoding flagellar basal-body rod protein FlgG, producing MMRSLWTGATGMIAQQFHIDTVANNLANVNTTGFKKNRVDFEDLVYQHQVLAGTPATSVSEIPTGVNVGHGVKVAATQKLFEIGSFQATGNKLDLALTGEMAFFKIQMPDGTFSYSRDGSYKIDSNQQVVTSNGYLLEPPIILPENAILNTLMVSEEGEVTVKIGNDIRPTTIGQLELYRFVNPAGLQAVGKNLFRETVASGPEIPGMPSQEGYGSVLQGFLEMSNVKIVEEMVNMIVAQRAYESNSKTIQTSDNMLSTAIGLKR from the coding sequence ATGATGCGATCCCTTTGGACCGGTGCTACCGGGATGATTGCCCAACAATTCCATATTGATACGGTTGCCAATAACCTTGCGAACGTAAACACCACTGGTTTCAAAAAGAACCGTGTGGACTTTGAAGATTTAGTTTACCAACACCAAGTGCTTGCGGGAACTCCAGCCACCTCAGTTTCCGAAATTCCTACCGGTGTGAATGTGGGTCATGGTGTGAAAGTGGCCGCCACACAGAAGTTATTTGAAATTGGTTCTTTTCAAGCCACAGGAAACAAACTAGATCTGGCCCTCACAGGTGAGATGGCATTTTTCAAAATCCAGATGCCAGACGGAACTTTCTCCTACTCAAGAGACGGATCCTATAAAATTGATTCCAACCAACAAGTGGTTACCTCTAACGGATACTTACTCGAACCACCCATCATCTTACCCGAAAATGCCATCCTCAATACTTTAATGGTTTCCGAAGAGGGAGAAGTGACGGTAAAAATCGGAAACGATATCCGTCCTACAACCATCGGCCAATTGGAGCTTTACCGATTTGTGAACCCGGCCGGTCTCCAAGCCGTTGGTAAAAACTTATTTCGAGAAACAGTCGCATCCGGTCCTGAAATTCCAGGCATGCCTTCACAAGAAGGATACGGAAGTGTCCTACAAGGGTTTTTAGAAATGAGTAACGTTAAAATCGTAGAAGAGATGGTGAATATGATTGTGGCACAAAGGGCTTACGAATCAAATTCGAAAACCATCCAAACATCGGATAACATGCTTTCTACGGCGATCGGTTTAAAACGTTAA
- the dut gene encoding dUTP diphosphatase: MNQPNLHVQILREGAVLPEYKTSGSAGMDLSVCLTENLILPNGKVVFVPTGLAMAIPEGYEGQIRPRSGFSTKNSIIMPNTPGTIDSDYRGEILIPLLNLSGADFVLEPGTRVAQIVFQAVAKLPVRVLAELSSTERGSGGFGSTGK; encoded by the coding sequence ATGAACCAACCGAATTTACACGTTCAAATTTTAAGAGAGGGAGCCGTTCTCCCCGAATACAAAACCTCTGGTTCGGCGGGGATGGATTTGTCTGTTTGCCTCACAGAAAACCTCATCCTGCCGAATGGCAAAGTCGTGTTTGTTCCCACAGGTCTTGCGATGGCAATTCCCGAAGGGTATGAGGGTCAAATTCGACCAAGAAGCGGATTTTCCACGAAGAATTCCATCATCATGCCAAATACCCCAGGCACCATCGACTCGGATTACCGGGGAGAGATTCTCATCCCACTCCTAAACTTAAGTGGGGCGGACTTTGTTTTGGAGCCAGGAACAAGGGTGGCCCAAATTGTTTTCCAAGCGGTAGCGAAACTTCCTGTCCGGGTTCTAGCAGAACTTTCGAGCACCGAAAGGGGATCCGGCGGATTTGGGAGCACTGGAAAATAA
- a CDS encoding M16 family metallopeptidase: protein MASVIECKRTVLPNGLTVLFQPMKHASSMGVGVFLKQGSLAETNSEHGYFHFLEHMLFKDTVTRTSKEIAESIERVGGILNGSTGREYTQYYVVAIKDQAELAFDILSDMLFRPLFRKEDISIEKGVIMEEMRSYEDAPDDFVYDYYFRNIFGKSPYGRDIIGTKKSVTGVTEKSIRTFFEKHYFPKNMVISVSGNFTWEKILDLTNKYFSFENPKGKNPTELIIPAPKKSYSKHLERRKIEQFHIMLGVNGNKRDYRTVTVTQLISTILGGGMASRLFQNIREKEGLCYSIYSFPSYYKTTGLFSISSATSKEKAARCVELILKELESISKNGFSKTELADAKSNQMGSIAIGYELPENRMNNIGLQEIYYGKYFSLEDRMKSIKSVTLDEINETAKQLFDLKKVHLSCVGDMSESQFSKIPVQFGV from the coding sequence ATGGCATCCGTCATCGAATGCAAACGAACCGTTTTACCCAATGGGTTAACGGTTCTCTTCCAACCTATGAAACACGCATCCTCTATGGGGGTGGGTGTTTTTCTGAAACAGGGCAGTCTTGCCGAAACTAATTCGGAACACGGATACTTTCACTTTTTAGAGCATATGCTCTTTAAAGATACGGTAACACGAACCAGTAAAGAAATCGCTGAATCTATTGAACGAGTGGGTGGGATTTTGAATGGTTCCACTGGTCGTGAATACACTCAGTATTATGTAGTGGCGATCAAAGACCAAGCCGAACTTGCTTTTGATATTCTTTCCGATATGTTATTTCGTCCTCTTTTTCGTAAAGAAGACATCTCAATTGAAAAGGGTGTCATTATGGAAGAGATGCGTTCTTATGAAGATGCACCCGATGATTTTGTTTATGACTATTATTTTCGTAATATATTTGGTAAGTCACCTTATGGCCGTGATATCATTGGAACAAAAAAGTCTGTTACAGGTGTAACGGAAAAATCCATCAGAACTTTTTTTGAAAAACATTATTTCCCTAAAAATATGGTGATTTCTGTTTCTGGAAATTTCACTTGGGAAAAAATTTTAGATCTAACCAATAAATATTTTTCTTTTGAAAATCCTAAGGGCAAAAATCCCACGGAACTCATCATTCCTGCACCTAAAAAAAGTTATTCGAAGCATTTGGAACGCCGTAAGATTGAACAGTTCCATATTATGCTTGGTGTGAATGGAAACAAAAGGGATTACAGAACGGTGACTGTGACCCAACTTATCTCGACAATTCTTGGCGGCGGAATGGCTTCGCGGCTTTTCCAAAACATCCGAGAGAAAGAAGGGTTATGTTATAGCATTTATAGTTTTCCTTCTTATTACAAAACCACAGGGCTTTTTTCCATTTCCTCTGCCACTTCCAAAGAAAAGGCAGCACGATGTGTGGAACTCATCCTAAAAGAATTGGAAAGTATTTCGAAAAATGGTTTTTCTAAAACAGAACTAGCTGATGCAAAATCCAACCAAATGGGTTCCATTGCCATTGGGTATGAACTTCCTGAAAACCGAATGAATAATATCGGCCTCCAAGAAATCTATTACGGTAAGTACTTTTCTTTGGAAGATCGAATGAAATCCATCAAATCAGTGACCTTGGATGAAATTAACGAAACAGCTAAACAACTGTTTGATTTAAAGAAAGTCCATTTGTCTTGTGTGGGAGATATGTCAGAAAGTCAATTCTCCAAAATCCCCGTCCAGTTTGGTGTTTGA